The following proteins come from a genomic window of Prionailurus viverrinus isolate Anna chromosome D1, UM_Priviv_1.0, whole genome shotgun sequence:
- the AP2A2 gene encoding AP-2 complex subunit alpha-2 isoform X3 — translation MEAVNLLSSNRYTEKQIGYLFISVLVNSNSELIRLINNAIKNDLASRNPTFMGLALHCIANVGSREMAEAFAGEIPKILVAGDTMDSVKQSAALCLLRLYRTSPDLVPMGDWTSRVVHLLNDQHLGVVTAATSLITTLAQKNPEEFKTSVSLAVSRLSRIVTSASTDLQDYTYYFVPAPWLSVKLLRLLQCYPPPEDPAVRGRLTECLETILNKAQEPPKSKKVQHSNAKNAVLFETISLIIHHDSEPNLLVRACNQLGQFLQHRETNLRYLALESMCTLASSEFSHEAVKTHIETVINALKTERDVSVRQRAVDLLYAMCDRSNAQQIVAEMLSYLETADYSIREEIVLKVAILAEKYAVDYTWYVDTILNLIRIAGDYVSEEVWYRVIQIVINRDDVQGYAAKTVFEALQAPACHENLVKVGGYILGEFGNLIAGDPRSSPLIQFHLLHSKFHLCSVPTRALLLSTYIKFVNLFPEVKTTIQDVLRSDSQLKNADVELQQRAVEYLRLSTVASTDILATVLEEMPPFPERQSSILAKLKKKKGPDTATGLEEAKRERSAAVNGGPEPAPASAASTPSPSADLLGLGAAPPAPAGPPPSSGALLVDVFSDSPSAVAPLAPGSEDNFARFVCKNNGVLFENQLLQIGLKSEFRQNLGRMFIFYGNKTSTQFLNFTPTLICSDDLQMNLSLQTKPVDPTVDGGAQVQQVVNIECVSDFTEAPVLNIQFRYGGTFQNVSVKLPITLNKFFQPTEMASQDFFQRWKQLSNPQQEVQNIFKAKHPMDTEITKAKIIGFGSALLEEVDPNPANFVGAGIIHTKTTQIGCLLRLEPNLQAQMYRLTLRTSKETVSQRLCELLSEQF, via the exons AGACACCATGGACAGCGTGAAGCAGAGCGCCGCCCTGTGTTTGCTGCGTTTGTACCGAACGTCTCCCGACCTCGTCCCCATGGGTGACTGGACGTCCCGCGTGGTGCACCTCCTCAACGACCAGCATTTG GGTGTGGTGACCGCGGCCACCAGCCTCATTACCACCTTGGCCCAGAAGAACCCCGAGGAGTTCAAGACTTCTGTCTCTCTGGCCGTGTCCAGGTTAAGCAGG ATTGTGACATCTGCATCAACAGACCTTCAGGATTATACCTACTATTTTGTCCCGGCTCCCTGGCTGTCTGTGAAACTTCTGAGGTTGCTACAGTGCTATCCACCCCCAG AAGACCCTGCAGTGCGAGGCCGCCTGACCGAGTGCCTGGAGACGATTCTGAACAAAGCCCAGGAACCACCAAAGTCAAAAAAAGTGCAGCATTCCAATGCCAAGAACGCCGTGCTCTTCGAGACCATCAGCCTGATCATCCACCACGACAG TGAGCCAAACCTGCTGGTGCGCGCCTGTAACCAGCTGGGCCAGTTCCTGCAGCACCGGGAGACCAACCTCCGCTACCTGGCCCTGGAGAGCATGTGCACGCTGGCCAGCTCCGAGTTCTCCCACGAAGCCGTCAAGACGCACATCGAGACGGTCATCAACGCTCTGAAG ACGGAGCGGGACGTGAGTGTGCGGCAGCGGGCCGTGGACCTCCTCTACGCCATGTGTGACCGCAGCAACGCCCAGCAGATTGTGGCCGAGATGCTGAGCTACTTGGAGACGGCCGACTATTCCATCCGGGAAGAGATT GTGCTGAAAGTTGCCATCTTGGCGGAGAAGTATGCTGTGGACTACACGTGGTACGTGGACACCATCCTGAACCTGATCCGGATCGCCGGCGACTACGTGAGCGAAGAGGTGTGGTACCGCGTCATTCAGATTGTCATCAACCGCGACGACGTGCAGGGCTACGCTGCCAAGACGGTGTTCGAG GCTCTTCAGGCTCCGGCGTGCCACGAGAACCTGGTCAAAGTGGGAGGCTACATCCTGGGAGAGTTTGGAAACTTGATAGCTGGGGACCCCAGATCCAG CCCCCTGATCCAGTTCCACCTGCTGCACTCCAAGTTCCACCTGTGCAGCGTCCCCACCAGGGCGCTGCTCTTGTCCACCTACATCAAGTTCGTGAACCTGTTCCCGGAGGTGAAGACCACCATTCAGGACGTGCTGCGCAGTGACAGCCAGTTGAAGAACGCCGACGTCGAGCTGCAGCAGCGGGCCGTGGAGTACCTGCGGCTCAGCACGGTGGCCAGCACCGACATCCTG GCGACCGTCCTGGAGGAGATGCCGCCGTTTCCGGAGCGCCAGTCCTCCATTCTGGCCAAGCTCAAGAAGAAGAAGGGCCCGGACACAGCCACGGGTCTGGAGGAGGCCAAGCGGGAGAGGAGCGCCGCTGTCAACGGGGGCCCCGAGCCTGCCCCGGCCAGCGCCGCG TCCACGCCTTCTCCGTCGGCAGACCTCTTGGGTCTGGGGGCCGCACCCCCTGCGCCTGCGGGCCCCCCACCGTCCTCCGGTGCGCTGCTTGTGGATGTATTCTCAGACTCACCCTCTGCGGTCGCGCCACTGGCTCCCGGCTCCGAAGACAACTTTGCCAG GTTTGTCTGTAAAAATAATGGTGTGTTGTTTGAAAACCAGTTGCTTCAAATTGGATTGAAGTCTGAATTTCGGCAGAATTTAG GTCGGATGTTTATATTCTATGGAAATAAGACCTCCACGCAGTTCTTAAATTTCACTCCAACACTGATCTGTTCAGACGACCTTCAGATGA ATCTGAGCTTGCAGACCAAGCCTGTGGACCCGACCGTGGACGGTGGCGCGCAGGTGCAGCAGGTCGTCAACATAGAGTGCGTGTCTGACTTCACGGAGGCGCCCGTCCTCAACATCCAGTTCCG GTATGGGGGGACTTTTCAGAATGTGTCCGTGAAGCTGCCTATCACTCTCAACAAATTTTTCCAGCCCACAGAAATGGCTTCTCAGGATTTCTTTCAGCGTTGGAAGCAGCTGAGCAA TCCCCAACAGGAAGTGCAGAACATTTTCAAAGCAAAGCATCCGATGGACACAGAAATCACCAAAGCTAAG ATCATCGGGTTTGGTTCTGCGCTCCTTGAAGAAGTTGATCCGAATCCTGCAAATTTTGTGGGGGCTGGCATCATCCACACCAAAACCACCCAGATTGGATGCTTGCTGCGTTTGGAGCCAAATCTGCAAGCCCAG ATGTACCGCCTCACGCTGCGCACAAGTAAAGAGACCGTCTCCCAGAGGTTGTGCGAATTGCTGTCAGAGCAGTTTTAA